The following are encoded in a window of Nitrospirota bacterium genomic DNA:
- a CDS encoding NADH-quinone oxidoreductase subunit H produces AESELVAGYFTEYSGFRFALFFLGEYTAMLIMSSIAALCFLGGWTIPKFITDAMPFLLNVPGIVWFLIKVYAFMFFYYWVRATLPRYRYDQLMAIGWKILIPLALFNIVLTGLIKIWI; encoded by the coding sequence GCTGAAAGCGAGCTTGTCGCGGGATATTTTACAGAATACAGCGGATTCAGGTTTGCTTTATTTTTCCTCGGCGAATACACAGCGATGCTGATAATGTCTTCTATAGCAGCGCTCTGCTTTTTAGGGGGGTGGACGATACCTAAATTTATTACAGATGCAATGCCTTTCTTGCTGAATGTGCCGGGTATTGTGTGGTTTCTGATAAAGGTTTATGCCTTTATGTTCTTTTATTATTGGGTAAGGGCGACTTTGCCGAGATACAGGTATGATCAGCTTATGGCTATAGGATGGAAAATACTGATACCTTTAGCCCTGTTCAATATAGTGTTAACAGGATTGATAAAAATATGGATTTAA